The Hippoglossus stenolepis isolate QCI-W04-F060 chromosome 1, HSTE1.2, whole genome shotgun sequence DNA segment AAATCTACACAGCTATGGTGAGATACTGGGTGAAAGAGGGAAATGAGGTGGTTTCTATAGCACCAGTCAGACTCGCATTGAAGaatggacaaaaaaacattagattCTTCCTTTTGAGATTAAAAAACTATCTGTGCTTTTGAAAGgtcaccagcttccagaaaataTCATACCTACATCTGTGACACTACAGTCATCATTAATGTCCACATTTCTAAAGTACAAACAGTGACTATGAGACGCAAGCAGGATCTGTTGTTATATCACCCACCAGAAATGGAAAAGGACCAATGTCCTCTCGAGTGGTACTCACCATGTCCTCCTCGTAGGCAGACAGATGTGGAGAGGGCACGTCTGCCGACGAGACTCAGCGCTCTGGTGGCCAGCATTCTGCTGAAAAGGTCACAGGACAGACATTTAGAAACTCATTAAAGATATTATCAGCTAGTTTACACATAATCCCTACAAATATTATTGATCTCACAGCCGAACTTTTCTAACATCGTGAATAAAAAATGATCCCGTTTCATCAGGGGACGTGAAAACATAAGGATTTTAGGAACATCTTTCTACAGTGGTAAATAAATAACTGCTGTTTATAAATTAGTACGTTCTAACATTTATCAGTCTAAAACCACTATATCAAATTAAATGAGTTCACATCATACACATGAGAAACATCGTATTATCTGTAAACATGTCAGTCaagttgttgctgttgagaCAGCGCATCCACCGAGATGTTAGCTAACGTTAGCGTTAGCCGCACACACAAGGTCACAGCACCAGAGAAAAAAATAGCACAGAAACAACGGTTTCTCCGGGACATTCGAGTAAAATTCAACCTTAGACAACCGAGCAAGACCACATCCATACGCCATTATAATATTATCTGTCTGCGCTGTGCACCTGCCTTCAGGAATATGATGCTACAAGCTAACGACTGCTAACCGGTAACTTAGCTCGTCCTAGTTCCGCTCCCCGCTGACAAAGTCACCGGGACATTTCTGCTCAATTCGGTTAAAACTACCGCTTCCTCTTACATTTAACGTGTGTGTAAcgtccctgtgtgtgtgggtgtcggTGTGCGGTGCGTTTCTAGCGGCTCAGTaagatgctgctgttgttaaataaaaacgACCTACTCTCTCTTCCTCGCTCCGTCCGCTGATGCTCGAAAAGGAAGTGTGATTGTGACCGGCAGCGGAAATACGCAACTTACGAGGTCAAACTAGGCCAGACGCTTGAATTGTCTCCCCCCCACCCGAGATGGACGAGGACCCGGCTCTACCTTGCCCCTGATTGGTTTAAATTTAGACAAACCCCGCGGTGATCGGTTACAGTAAGAGGATGCTGTGACAGTACGCCAATCAGAGGCAGTGTGGGGGCGGATCTTCGCTCATCTCGGGTGGGAAAAAACAGTTACGGCGAGAGGGAAGTTCACCTCGTTTTACGTCTCTCCACTCTGGTCTACGGCACCACCGGGGCTGCAGAGCAGAAGATAGATtagcttctctcctcctgttacATCCCGGGACTCCTTCATTTAGAAAGAAGAGTATAAGCAGACAGGTGTGGTTGTAACGCGTTCGTGTTCACGCTACAAGGATCAGCTTCCACCACGTGTTGCGGCAGGAAGCGGTGTCTTCTCCGGGCATGTTAAGCAACGGTAGCTAACAGCAGCACTCCCTCCTCTGCGTGTAGCCTCGTCTCAGCTGCTTCTCCGGCAGGATCCGtcctttgtgtttctcttaaTCAGCCATTCTGCACATTGTCTTACGAACATGCCCATTCAGCTGACAAGCCAGGCGTACTGCAAAATGCTGCTGCATGCGGCCAAGTACCCGTGCTGCGCTGTGAACGGGCTGCTGGTGGCAGAGAAGAgcaaggagaggaagaaggacaGCCATGGGGAGACGGTCCTGTGTGTGGACTGTGTGCCGCTGTTCCACGGAACCCTGGCTCTGGCTCCGATGCTGGAAGTAGCTCTAACACTGGTAAGTGTCCGTCAAGTTAAATATACACACAGCTGCAAGTGAACTGGATAGACCGGTCTTAAATGAATGAAGTCTTGCAACACTACAAACTGTCATGCAAGACgagacacttttattttgtattcaactTTTTGGGTTGTACATGAATAAATGTCAAAATCACCTGCTGATACAAGAAATAAAGAATCAGCACTAGAAGGATGATAAAGTTGAGTCAACAGCTCCCTAAAGTAGATTTGACAAAATGTAGAGATTATAACtgttcttaaaggttcagtgtgtagaatttagtgacatctagtggtgcagttgcatgttgcagctgaatacccctcacctcacccccctccaaacatgaaagagaacctgtggtagccttgagttttcattaaaaactcaaaagggtaaaaaacatggtggcctccgtagagaggaccccctcccgatgtaaatacaaagtatttaaatataaaggacccaTTCTAGGTTTAAGAAAACtacatttcattaaatttaggtgaaacacactgagtgaaaacaacactagtattattttatattcaatttctgccaatagattacctaaatcttacacactatAACTTTAATCCAGAGCAGTTTTAGATTAGTCATTTCAGCTACATGTACCTAATCACCCagaataatttttaaaaaagtttttacttttcaaattaaagttattacTTGTGTTATAACTGGTTgacttttatttgaacaaacttGATTCATTGAAGGGTTTTTTTAAGTTggtaaacaaatgtttttatttcagtgcaaCTGCAAATTGAGTGTAGGTGTCTGATCATGTTTGTCTTTACTGTCCTTCATGTTGGctccacatctcctcctctttcagatCGATACTtggtgtaaagaaaacaaatatgtcatTGCTGGATATTATCAAGCAAACGAACGCACAAAGGATTCAAGGTACAGAAAAACAGATCTAAACTTACACCGAGCTGATTCAGGAAAACAACCAGTTAAAAACTTTGCCACAAACTCCCCTGAAATGTGATGGACTAATAAATGTGTCGATCCTCTCTCTTTCAGACCTAACCAAGTAGCAGAGAAAGTAGCTGCCAGGATTTGTGAGAACTTCCATGATGCAGCGATTGTCATGGTAATAGCAAATATCAACTGGTGTTTATTGACTAAAATGgtggttttacatgtttttgtccatttacCTCAAGtaatgtctgtttctgtctcccAGGCAGCCACTGCTTTTTTATCTCTTTCGTACCTATAAATATCTAGAGAGTTTGAAAACCTGAAAAAGTTATTTGTCACAACAAGCACGTGGCTCAGCAATCAGAGATGAAATGTCTAGCTGCAGTGCATCATTGAATGGACATTGTGTACAAATATTCTGAGAGGGAAAACATGAGTCTGCTGTGCTCTTGCACTGAACAGACTGCTCTTAAACAGCTTCCTCACAAGTTTGGTGTTTTGGTGATTCTCACTAGTGCCTCCATGCAgcaagacttttttttaaactggctgttttttttactttatcacCATCTAATAATGACATTACGAAAAGCATCATGCACAGTGTAATGGGTTGGATGCAAAAAGCAAGTTTTTGAGGTTTCTACAAAATTATGACAATGTACAGACAAAATTCATTCATTGGCTGCCTGTAAGGTGCTAGAATGTGTTACTATAAATGGCCATGTACACAGTAAATGACTTGTAAATGAGTTCCCtaaaacaagcaaaacacttGCCTGGTCTTATAAGGTGGTACATAACAGTTATTTAACCAACATATAGTTGCCTCAAAACcccttctttctgttttttttttttttttcaggtggaCAGCAGTAGATTAACAATTAGCTGTTTCGAGCCCATTGTGCTCATCTACGATCATCATGAAAACAAGTGGAAAAGCAGAGAAGTGACATCGTAAGTGTCTGTGTCTGGGAACTTTTTCACTGCCGGCTTGTATGCTCTTTGTGCTTCTGACTTCAAAGTTTCCTGtgttctttcattcattctttgtATTTAGTAAAAACTTTGTATGTTACCTTGTGTAGGAATCTTTTTCGGTGTCAATTTCCAAACAGATTTTTCATCTTTCTTCCAGTGAAACTTTTGAGGACTGGAGCGAAGCACAGAAGATCACATCTGCACTGTTAGAGGGCAGGTCCTACGAAACTCTGATTGACTTTGATAATCATTTGGATGATCTCAGGAACGACTGGACCAACCCTGTGATCAACAAGTCCGTCCTGGATCTCTGCTAAGACCCTCAGTCAACAGcaacctggacacacacacacacaaatattgcTGCCATTTCAGCGTGCATGATGCTACTTGCTGTGTAGCACAGATGTACATAAATGCTGAACATGTCGTCTTTGTTCCATCAGAAGGTTCCAGCTCTGATGGGAACATGTGGAGTCCTGACCAGTCTGGCCAAAATCTCTTAAGGGCAAGCACCATATGTGCACTGTTTGCATATGTCCGCCTTTACAAGGTGCTGCTGAGGTGGGGGAAGGAGATTCTGTTTTTGAATGGAACTTAatgcattttgttgtgtttattaataGTTATGCGCATAGAGTTAAATTCTAGATTATTTGATCTATTTATCCTCTCAAATTTTACGGACAGTAACCGTAGAGATTAAGTCCTAAATTATCGAAGAAATAGATGATTTAACTACTGAGATATGA contains these protein-coding regions:
- the emc8 gene encoding ER membrane protein complex subunit 8, yielding MPIQLTSQAYCKMLLHAAKYPCCAVNGLLVAEKSKERKKDSHGETVLCVDCVPLFHGTLALAPMLEVALTLIDTWCKENKYVIAGYYQANERTKDSRPNQVAEKVAARICENFHDAAIVMVDSSRLTISCFEPIVLIYDHHENKWKSREVTSETFEDWSEAQKITSALLEGRSYETLIDFDNHLDDLRNDWTNPVINKSVLDLC